From one Anopheles bellator chromosome 1, idAnoBellAS_SP24_06.2, whole genome shotgun sequence genomic stretch:
- the LOC131206665 gene encoding uncharacterized protein LOC131206665: MRVEMNLDVQRCHEDDDIDSRIAEFKQDSDKMHDLNLFIDSVLAEAQKNAEVKLQEKLEQDRPKNGNKLLTGIKQHRVVTRTRGIVLRIFEAICNCTNSATIPGQRPATAPANLASSSRN; the protein is encoded by the exons ATGCGCGTGGAAATGAATCTGGATGTTCAGCGATGtcacgaagacgacgacatCGACAGCAGAATAGCGGAGTTTAAGCAAGACTCGGACAAAATGCACGATCTGAACCTATTCATCGACAGCGTGCTCGCAGAAGCGCAGAAGAATGCGGAAGTGAAGCTGCAGGAAAAGCTC GAACAAGATCGGCCGAAAAACG GAAACAAACTACTCACCGGCATCAAGCAGCACCGGGTGGTTACGCGCACCAGAGGGATCGTGCTTCGAATTTTCGAGGCCATCTGCAACTGCACCAATTCCGCCACCATCCCCGGTCAGCGTCCGGCGACTGCACCGGCAAACTTGGCATCATCATCCAGAAACTAA
- the LOC131206664 gene encoding general odorant-binding protein lush-like: MKVSVLLSFVVIFCAQNLFHLIDGAMTLKQLTNSMDMMRQACAPKFKLDEAELYGLRKSVFPPDPDKELKCYTLCIAQMAGTMTKKGELSFSKTMAQIEAMVPPDLKPMAKEALTHCKDTQASFKDPCDRTYFSAKCAADFAPDAFMFP; this comes from the exons ATGAAGGTTTCGGTGTTGCTATCGTTTGTGGTGATCTTTTGTGCTCAGAACCTGTTCCACCTGATCGATGGAGCC ATGACGCTAAAGCAACTAACCAATTCCATGGATATGATGCGTCAGGCCTGTGCGCCCAAGTTTAAACTGGACGAAG CGGAACTTTACGGATTGCGCAAGTCGGTGTTTCCTCCGGACCCGGACAAAGAACTGAAGTGCTATACCCTGTGCATCGCACAAATGGCTGGGACT ATGACCAAAAAGGGTGAGTTGAGTTTCTCCAAAACGATGGCGCAAATCGAAGCGATGGTACCACCGGACTTGAAACCCATGGCAAAAGAAGCGTTAACCCATTGCAAAGACACGC AGGCGTCCTTTAAGGATCCTTGTGACAGGACGTACTTCTCAGCCAAGTGTGCCGCTGATTTTGCCCCGGATGCGTTTATGTTCCCGTGA
- the LOC131216369 gene encoding 2-methoxy-6-polyprenyl-1,4-benzoquinol methylase, mitochondrial, with protein sequence MWLLRSVRYRTKNLIPLARLSTSAREYGNADSASTESDTHFGFETVKESEKWKKVHKVFEEVAASYDLMNDAMSMGIHRVWKDIFMERLAPVGNGNRLLDMAGGTGDISFRYMKYLQRLPAGNRTPSHVTVCDINQNMLDVGQKRWERLNLQTASDTIEWVCADAEQLPFADESFTAYTIAFGIRNCTHIDRVLAEAYRILKPGGRFMCLEFSHVNNEALKWVYDQYSFQVIPPMGQILANQWHPYQYLVESIRKFPLQDDFKAMIQNAGFKCVQYENLTFGVVAIHSGFKI encoded by the exons ATGTGGTTATTACGTAGTGTGAGATACAGAACAAAGAATTTAATTCCTTTAGCCCGGTTATCAACAAGCGCCAGGGAATATGGCAACGCAGACTCCGCATCAACGGAATCGGACACCCATTTTGGGTTCGAGACGGtcaaagagagcgagaaatggaagaaagtacACAAGGTGTTCGAAGAGGTTGCGGCTTCGTACGATCTCATGAACGATGCCATGTCCATGGGAATCCACCGGGTTTGGAAGGATATCTTCATGGAGCGCCTTGCACCGGTTGGCAACGGAAACCGCTTGCTGGATATGGCCGGCGGTACCGGCGACATCTCGTTCCGATATATGAAGTACTTACAAAGGCTGCCGGCAGGGAATCGTACGCCTAGTCACGTCACGGTTTGTGATATCAATCAGAATATGCTAGACGTTGGCCAGAAACGATGGGAAAG ATTAAACCTTCAGACTGCTAGCGACACGATCGAGTGGGTTTGCGCTGATGCTGAGCAGCTGCCATTCGCCGATGAGTCTTTTACAGCTTATACGATTGCTTTCGGAATCAGGAATTGTACCCACATAGATAGG GTTCTTGCGGAAGCTTACCGTATTTTAAAGCCGGGAGGACGGTTCATGTGTTTAGAATTTAGTCACGTCAATAACGAGGCACTGAAATG GGTGTATGACCAATATTCATTTCAAGTTATTCCACCAATGGGCCAAATACTAGCGAACCAGTGGCACCCGTACCAGTACCTGGTCGAAAGCATACGAAAGTTTCCACTTCAGGATGACTTCAAAGCAATGATACAAAACGCTGGCTTCAAATGTGTTCAGTACGAGAACTTAACATTTGGCGTTGTTGCAATCCATTCTGGGTTTAAGATATAG
- the LOC131216134 gene encoding uncharacterized protein LOC131216134 — MSQIEKRERILQIIATAGPTEEGTQPTSVPPRNNNSVVRRTKLDVPQNIIEKPNCGDLYSCGYCQYRGCTSKIQLSKHILRCEDSNDLVYPCAHCSKVLDRSRNFEQIFEHLFYHGERLYRCSRCSFMHYRRAEVTKHLETVHAGTVVVVRESSTTWSCNMCAERSPYRQAMMDHFYQTHLLPGERYMCTLCDKSYFDDKFFVSHFQQEHPGEKLLLMEMYKPVKAVGAGSRSEPMPITKYDASKQQRVKVKVDSLVKNLVSEPRSDGQPAVTETCIEDLKTKDHPEPAASCTKKDAEKSTAATGENKQKANPKGPRDEPQEGVPLAELLLSSGYSVTKITSFQSLNGTYADKGKALPSTSKLKNPKSLQPEQKPVEERERGKRKQKLELMEMYKPVETDPVKEPRSGEQPAATETSINDLKTKNHKESAAPCTKKDTEEWVAATKENERNVSAKEPYDDVPLAVLLSLSGYSVTKIASHQSPNDADTDNGMALPSSSELKNPKSLQPELLETEPKPAPSLDDSAKQNVAPAEASISTVDSDIKHKSVLHQESGDPIALAPSPCSSVNRRISRRVALKHDVSHQWSDCTRFCCYHCNLNVGTFEAVKAHKCRAFAEGGPKSGPLLWKFLAEKETPRAFRLVTLLRCFFCSELGSYSELAEHVRAKHADKSLMCIDYWNSFKCGLCTYLNGSGDEREFSEHYTRQHAACNTDFNPDFPLNDEFLSWALAFGALPDAPKNVDIVRFMCHLCHVHSASETTLGEHMAQHLFSFVCPDCQTGFRELKVLYEHVITVHARNELVVAKNFEFSKCYDLLLDFQAVFSNGLIMSKRHLMATSVSPSIEKLYTGIQRAYTRQCVALNDYKANLQLPLFDRDPETCEMFLKKQMFYPRPTLERLDGCGSEHSKRVAHNGDGGESSLNHKRRRLSNGSSSSYEYDSD; from the coding sequence ATGAGCCAGATCGAGAAGCGGGAAAGAATTTTGCAAATCATCGCAACAGCGGGACCAACAGAAGAAGGCACCCAACCGACGAGTGTGCCACCgcggaacaacaacagcgtTGTCCGGCGGACGAAGCTCGACGTGCCACAAAACATCATCGAGAAGCCCAACTGTGGAGATCTTTATTCGTGTGGATATTGCCAGTATCGAGGTTGCACCAGTAAGATTCAGTTGTCCAAGCACATCCTGCGGTGCGAGGACAGTAATGATCTTGTCTACCCCTGCGCACATTGCAGCAAGGTGCTCGATCGGTCCAGAAACTTTGAGCAGATCTTCGAGCATCTTTTCTATCATGGCGAACGTCTGTACCGTTGTTCCCGCTGTTCCTTCATGCACTACCGGCGAGCAGAAGTCACGAAACATCTGGAGACGGTGCATGCTGGAACGGTGGTCGTTGTACGCGAATCAAGCACAACGTGGTCCTGTAACATGTGCGCGGAGCGCAGCCCGTACCGGCAGGCCATGATGGATCACTTTTATCAGACTCATCTACTGCCGGGCGAACGTTACATGTGTACTTTGTGTGACAAAAGCTACTTCGACGATAAGTTCTTCGTAAGCCATTTTCAACAGGAGCATCCGGGcgagaagctgctgctcaTGGAAATGTACAAGCCGGTGAAAGCCGTTGGCGCTGGAAGCCGCTCGGAACCGATGCCAATCACAAAGTACGATGCGTCGAAGCAGCAAagggtgaaggtgaaggtcGACAGCCTTGTAAAGAATCTGGTAAGTGAGCCACGGTCAGATGGACAGCCGGCGGTAACCGAAACCTGTATCGAAGATTTAAAAACGAAGGAccacccggaaccggctgCATCATGCACTAAGAAAGATGCTGAGAAATCCACTGCAGCTACtggagaaaacaaacagaaggCTAACCCGAAAGGACCGCGGGATGAGCCACAAGAGGGTGTACCCCTGGCCGAATTGCTTTTATCGAGTGGCTATTCAGTTACCAAGATTACCTCATTTCAATCACTTAACGGTACTTATGCTGATAAGGGTAAAGCTTTACCATCTACATCAAAATTGAAGAATCCCAAAAGTCTGCAACCAGAACAGAAGCCGgtggaagagagagagagagggaaaagaaaacagaaactggAGCTGATGGAAATGTACAAGCCGGTGGAGACCGATCCGGTAAAAGAGCCGCGCTCAGGTGAACAACCGGCGGCAACCGAAACCAGTATCAACGATTTAAAAACGAAGAACCACAAGGAATCGGCTGCGCCATGCACTAAGAAAGACACTGAAGAATGGGTTGCAGCTACTAAagaaaacgaacggaacgttAGTGCGAAAGAACCGTACGATGATGTTCCCCTGGCAGTATTGCTTTCATTGAGTGGCTATTCAGTTACCAAGATTGCCTCACATCAATCACCCAACGATGCAGATACTGACAACGGCATGGCTTTGCCATCTTCATCAGAATTGAAGAACCCCAAAAGTTTACAACCAGAACTGCTGGAGACAGAACCTAAACCAGCGCCATCGTTAGACGATTCTGCGAAGCAAAACGTTGCCCCTGCTGAAGCGAGCATTAGCACGGTCGACAGTGACATAAAGCACAAATCAGTGCTGCACCAGGAATCGGGTGACCCCATTGCCTTAGCGCCATCCCCGTGCTCATCGGTAAACCGCAGGATATCGAGAAGAGTTGCTTTGAAGCACGACGTCAGTCACCAGTGGAGCGATTGCACACGGTTCTGCTGCTACCACTGCAACCTAAACGTCGGCACGTTTGAGGCTGTAAAAGCCCACAAGTGTCGCGCGTTCGCCGAGGGAGGACCTAAAAGTGGGCCATTGTTGTGGAAATTTTTagcggaaaaggaaaccccaCGCGCTTTCCGTTTGGTAAcgctgctgcgctgcttcttctgctcggAATTGGGCTCGTACAGTGAGCTCGCGGAGCACGTAAGGGCCAAACACGCCGACAAGTCGTTGATGTGCATTGACTACTGGAACTCGTTCAAGTGTGGCCTGTGTACCTATCTCAATGGGTCCGGCGATGAGAGGGAGTTTTCGGAGCATTACACTCGGCAGCACGCCGCCTGTAATACTGATTTTAACCCTGACTTTCCGCTCAATGACGAGTTTCTTAGCTGGGCTTTGGCGTTCGGTGCTCTGCCGGATGCACCGAAAAATGTAGACATCGTTCGGTTCATGTGCCATCTGTGCCATGTCCACTCCGCAAGCGAAACAACGCTTGGTGAGCACATGGCGCAGCATCTGTTTTCGTTCGTGTGTCCGGACTGCCAGACTGGGTTCCGTGAGTTGAAGGTACTCTACGAGCACGTCATCACCGTTCACGCCCGAAATGAGCTGGTTGTGGCCAAGAACTTTGAATTCTCCAAATGTTACGACCTGCTGCTCGACTTTCAGGCCGTTTTCTCGAACGGTTTGATTATGTCCAAGCGCCATCTGATGGCCACATCGGTGTCGCCATCGATTGAAAAGTTGTACACCGGTATACAGCGCGCTTATACGCGACAGTGTGTGGCGCTGAACGATTATAAAGCCAACCTTCAACTACCGCTGTTCGACCGTGATCCCGAGACttgtgaaatgtttttgaaaaaacaaatgttttaccCAAGACCGACCCTCGAACGGCTGGACGGCTGTGGCAGCGAACATTCGAAGAGAGTCGCCCACAATGGAGATGGAGGCGAATCCTCACTCAACCACAAGAGACGTCGGCTATCCAACGGTAGCTCTTCGTCCTACGAATATGATTCGGATTAG